In Microbacterium cremeum, a genomic segment contains:
- a CDS encoding immunoglobulin-like domain-containing protein: MLSPLTRRTRRRGATASLAAAALCVGVVVAAPIAAQAEDQDVVDGLVHHFALDETSGTVVSNTGSAGSAADAVLVNPDKAARDGAGIRFNPDDYADALSGAYVRLPSDLTAGMQAITIDYDIWIDPANVGEHQIWSLGNKVSCDAAGGQQGQLFSSNTQRLRVAAGSVNVQQNRVRLPEGVWKHVTYTQTPNANGTTWTGTLYVDGVQHAQSTAITTPPSVNAAGTNCNFLGRSQVPGNYSFRGSLTDFRVYDRGLDPAEVALRAAPGNAEGVQADAAAIDLGLTSAVVEDLVLPKLGTVAGSTITWASSDSSVIEVVNPPAVTSARKVPIRGVISRPALGEPDATAVLTATLRKGGQSVAVREIAITVPAEFDAAHSVDRDALDLDLYETDDVRGHITLPTEGRWGSQITWESSSELISPTGEVTRPAYGHPEVEATLTATIAQGGASVERAFDVVVKPLPRHEENERYFLGYFKGEGMADGEQIMFATSNGNNALEWTGLTGGWPSLVSQLGDQGLRDPHIVRSPDGDTFYMIATDLNWYDQGGYAINDTQYIEVFESNDLVNWTPQRHVKVAPDNAGNAFAPESLWVDEIGAYAVFWAQSLWNDPLNRTGQGNAQMWYNITRDFQTFSEPQVWQDPAPQSRIDTTAIKVGDQYYRVTKNEAGNAGSDLFSEKHTDFLDSDIHAWQLIAPALGRTTWQPNAGYEGPVIFEANPGDTACPGQFYLWGDRYTNGGGYQAACEADIEAPTWQPKTITMTNAGVPRPRHGTVIPITLREWNSIRGIENEDVATTVEVSVDDVVENEEGQVTASVTAADGFETGGQVRFSVGDWSDTVLLEDGRASATIPAGLERGAQTVTAEFLGFDILLPAQAAASFDVLAAVNATAAVTERCAGKKVALSVEVVNTDERTVQVRIETAYGTKDVASLAPGERVSPSFVTREASVPAGSATVTVWADDAGEREHSVYDAAYGALSCSR, encoded by the coding sequence ATGCTCAGTCCACTCACCCGTCGCACGCGCCGGCGCGGCGCCACCGCGTCCCTCGCCGCAGCCGCCCTGTGCGTCGGCGTCGTCGTCGCCGCACCGATCGCGGCACAGGCCGAGGACCAGGACGTCGTCGACGGCCTCGTCCACCACTTCGCCCTCGATGAGACGTCCGGCACCGTCGTGTCGAACACCGGCTCGGCCGGGAGCGCGGCCGACGCCGTGCTCGTCAACCCCGACAAGGCCGCGCGCGACGGCGCAGGCATCCGCTTCAACCCCGACGACTACGCCGACGCGCTGAGCGGCGCCTACGTGCGGCTGCCGAGCGACCTGACGGCCGGGATGCAGGCGATCACCATCGACTACGACATCTGGATCGACCCGGCCAACGTCGGTGAGCACCAGATCTGGAGCCTCGGCAACAAGGTGTCGTGCGACGCCGCCGGCGGCCAGCAGGGGCAGCTCTTCTCGTCCAACACGCAGCGACTGCGGGTCGCCGCCGGCTCGGTGAACGTGCAGCAGAACCGCGTGCGTCTTCCGGAGGGCGTGTGGAAGCACGTCACCTACACGCAGACGCCGAACGCGAACGGCACGACGTGGACCGGCACGCTGTACGTCGACGGCGTGCAGCACGCGCAGTCGACCGCCATCACGACGCCGCCGTCGGTCAACGCCGCGGGCACGAACTGCAACTTCCTCGGTCGCTCGCAGGTGCCCGGCAACTACTCGTTCCGCGGCTCGCTGACCGACTTCCGCGTGTACGACCGGGGCCTCGACCCGGCGGAGGTCGCGTTGCGCGCGGCGCCGGGCAACGCCGAAGGCGTGCAGGCGGATGCCGCGGCCATCGACCTCGGACTGACGAGCGCCGTCGTGGAAGACCTCGTGCTCCCGAAGCTCGGCACGGTCGCGGGCTCGACGATCACCTGGGCGTCGTCCGACTCCTCCGTCATCGAGGTGGTGAACCCGCCCGCGGTGACGAGCGCACGCAAGGTGCCGATCCGAGGCGTGATCAGCCGGCCCGCGCTGGGCGAGCCCGACGCGACGGCGGTGCTGACCGCGACCCTGCGCAAGGGCGGTCAGTCCGTCGCCGTGCGCGAGATCGCGATCACCGTGCCCGCCGAGTTCGACGCGGCCCACTCCGTCGACCGCGACGCGCTCGACCTCGACCTGTACGAGACCGACGACGTGCGCGGCCACATCACGCTGCCCACCGAGGGACGCTGGGGCTCGCAGATCACGTGGGAGTCGAGCTCGGAGCTCATCTCGCCGACCGGCGAGGTGACCCGCCCGGCGTACGGGCACCCCGAGGTCGAGGCCACGCTGACGGCGACCATCGCCCAGGGCGGAGCGTCGGTCGAGAGGGCGTTCGACGTCGTGGTCAAGCCGCTGCCGCGCCACGAGGAGAACGAGCGCTACTTCCTCGGCTACTTCAAGGGCGAGGGCATGGCCGACGGCGAGCAGATCATGTTCGCCACGTCCAACGGCAACAACGCGCTGGAGTGGACCGGTCTCACCGGCGGCTGGCCGTCGCTGGTCTCGCAGCTGGGCGACCAGGGGCTGCGCGACCCGCACATCGTGCGGTCGCCCGACGGCGACACGTTCTACATGATCGCCACCGACCTGAACTGGTACGACCAGGGCGGATACGCGATCAACGACACCCAGTACATCGAGGTGTTCGAGTCCAACGACCTGGTCAACTGGACCCCGCAGCGCCACGTCAAGGTCGCACCCGATAACGCCGGCAACGCGTTCGCGCCGGAGTCGCTGTGGGTCGACGAGATCGGCGCGTACGCGGTGTTCTGGGCGCAGTCGCTGTGGAACGATCCGCTGAACCGCACCGGGCAGGGGAATGCGCAGATGTGGTACAACATCACGCGCGACTTCCAGACGTTCTCCGAGCCGCAGGTCTGGCAGGACCCCGCCCCGCAGTCGCGCATCGACACGACGGCGATCAAGGTCGGCGACCAGTACTACCGGGTGACGAAGAACGAGGCCGGCAACGCCGGGTCCGACCTCTTCTCGGAGAAGCACACCGACTTCCTCGACAGCGACATCCACGCCTGGCAGCTCATCGCGCCGGCCCTCGGCCGGACGACGTGGCAGCCGAACGCGGGGTACGAGGGTCCGGTGATCTTCGAGGCGAACCCCGGCGACACCGCGTGCCCCGGCCAGTTCTACCTGTGGGGAGACCGGTACACCAACGGCGGCGGATACCAGGCGGCGTGCGAGGCCGACATCGAGGCGCCGACCTGGCAGCCGAAGACGATCACCATGACCAACGCGGGCGTGCCGCGGCCGCGGCACGGCACCGTCATCCCGATCACCCTCCGCGAGTGGAACAGCATCCGCGGGATCGAGAACGAGGATGTCGCGACCACCGTCGAGGTCTCGGTCGACGACGTCGTCGAGAACGAGGAGGGGCAGGTCACGGCATCCGTCACCGCCGCCGACGGGTTCGAGACCGGCGGGCAGGTGCGCTTCAGCGTCGGCGACTGGTCCGACACCGTCCTCCTCGAGGACGGCCGGGCTTCGGCCACGATCCCGGCGGGACTCGAGCGGGGCGCGCAGACAGTCACGGCCGAGTTCCTCGGCTTCGACATCCTGCTCCCCGCCCAGGCCGCGGCGTCGTTCGACGTGCTGGCCGCGGTGAACGCGACCGCAGCGGTGACCGAACGCTGCGCGGGCAAGAAGGTCGCGCTCTCCGTCGAGGTGGTCAACACCGACGAGCGCACCGTCCAGGTGCGCATCGAGACCGCGTACGGGACGAAGGACGTCGCGTCGCTCGCACCGGGTGAGCGCGTGTCGCCGTCCTTCGTCACCCGCGAGGCGTCGGTGCCTGCCGGGTCCGCCACCGTGACGGTGTGGGCCGACGACGCAGGGGAGCGCGAGCACTCGGTGTACGACGCCGCGTACGGGGCGCTGTCGTGTAGCCGCTGA
- a CDS encoding serine hydrolase domain-containing protein has protein sequence MTPYGAAFDWARRHVDAGRLPTAVLGIATADGVVALDAFGATDGRPARVDDPYWLFSITKVLTGLTAARAVERGLLTTETPLSDAIPEFGAARDDVVRLRHLVSHTSGIPEPGLDPAQGLRAALLAPGRDFAAGTASRYSTVAFDGIAALVHHATGREWDADLAAWAGAAGATGLTLDASVEPHAVVDAAEQGLDLRSFARLRNPGAGMIGTASDLLALGSALLRIGQGETGGIVQPATLAMMRRPLTGDIPRLEPYVAERGQDWGFTFNLRTRAPGLIDRDVYGHGGWAGTEFWVHPSAGVAFVLMTNRAERPGVDLDELDNAVVAAL, from the coding sequence ATGACCCCGTACGGAGCCGCATTCGACTGGGCGCGACGGCACGTCGACGCGGGACGGCTGCCCACCGCCGTGCTCGGCATCGCGACGGCCGACGGCGTGGTCGCTCTGGACGCGTTCGGGGCGACCGACGGCCGGCCGGCGCGGGTGGACGACCCGTACTGGCTGTTCTCGATCACCAAGGTGCTGACCGGGCTCACGGCCGCGCGCGCCGTCGAGCGGGGCCTCCTCACCACCGAGACGCCGCTGTCGGACGCGATCCCCGAGTTCGGGGCGGCTCGCGACGATGTCGTGCGCCTGCGGCATCTGGTGAGCCACACCTCCGGCATCCCCGAGCCCGGTCTCGACCCGGCACAGGGCCTGCGTGCCGCGCTGCTCGCGCCCGGTCGCGACTTCGCCGCCGGCACGGCGTCGCGCTACTCGACGGTGGCGTTCGACGGCATCGCCGCGCTCGTGCACCACGCCACCGGGCGGGAGTGGGATGCCGACCTCGCGGCGTGGGCGGGGGCTGCCGGGGCGACCGGGCTGACCCTCGACGCGTCCGTCGAACCGCACGCCGTGGTCGACGCCGCCGAGCAGGGCCTCGACCTGCGGAGCTTCGCGCGCCTGCGCAACCCGGGCGCCGGCATGATCGGCACCGCCTCCGACCTCCTCGCGCTCGGCTCGGCCCTGCTGCGCATCGGGCAGGGGGAGACCGGCGGGATCGTGCAGCCGGCGACGCTCGCGATGATGCGGCGGCCGCTGACGGGCGACATCCCCAGGCTCGAGCCGTACGTCGCCGAACGGGGGCAGGACTGGGGCTTCACCTTCAACCTCCGCACCCGCGCGCCCGGCCTCATCGACCGCGACGTGTACGGGCACGGCGGCTGGGCCGGCACCGAGTTCTGGGTGCACCCGTCGGCCGGAGTCGCGTTCGTGCTGATGACGAACCGGGCCGAGCGCCCCGGCGTCGACCTCGACGAGCTCGACAACGCCGTGGTCGCAGCGCTCTGA